The Thermus tengchongensis genomic interval GGAACGGAGGATCTCCATGACCTTCCCCGAGATCACCGGACCCATGCCCGCCAGGGGCAAGGGGTTCAGGTGGAAAACGTCCACGGTGCTCTTTTCCCGCACCCCCTTGACCTTCAGGGCAAACTCCGCCTGGCCGGCCACCTCATAAGGGGCGGGAGGGCAGGGGTAGTAGGGGGAGGAAACCCCCACCACCACCCTGCCGCCCTTGAAACCTTTGAGGGCTTCCCGGAGCTTCAAAGCTCCTTCCAAGCTCCAGGGAGCGTAGCTGTCCTGGGCGGGGGAAGGCAACGGCTCGGCCCCCAGGGAGACGATCAGGTAGTCGTAGGCGAGCTCCCCGGCGCTGGTCCGCACCTTGTTGTTGGCCGGGTCCAGGGCCTCCACCATGGCCTGCAGGTACTGGATGCCCCGTTTTTCCAGGTTGGCCAGGGGCCTCCTCACCTGCTCGGGCTCCCGCATGCCGAAGGCCACCCAGGGGTAGGCGGGCATGAACTCGTGGTAGGCGTTCTTGTCCACCAGGGTGACCTCCACCTCGCGGCCCAAAAGCTTCTTCACCTTGTTGGCCGCCACCAGGCCACCCGAGCCGCCTCCCAGAACCAGAACCTTCGTCGCCATCTTCCACCTCCCGGGTACCCTTACCGTGTACCCCTAAGTCCAGGATGCACCCATCCTCTTTGTGAAGGTAGGTGCAAATGCCCCGCCCTCTGGGCGGGGCCATCCCTGGTTTAGGGAATCCTCAGGAGGGGTTCCGCAGGCGCTGGAGGAAGAAGAGGCCAAGGCCCAGGAAACCCAGCACCTCCCCGATCCCCACCCCCCGCCCCAGGGCGGGGAGCACGTACCAGGCCAGGTGCAGAAGGCGGAAAAGGGGAATCCAAAGGGCCACGGGCAGGAGAAACCGGGCCTCCCGCTTGGGCAGGTTGGTGAGAAGGTAGAGGAAAGGGAGGAGGAACCCACCTACGGCCCATAGGGCGGCCACCCCTCCCCAAGGACCCTCCAGCCGCTTCAGGTAGAACTCCACCTCGTGGGGCAGGTCCCCGCCCCAGACGATGATGAGGGTGGTGGCCTCCACGTAGATCCAAATGATGGACAGGGCCAGAAGGAGGTTGGTATGGTTCTGGGCCTGGCCCATAAGGGCCGCCGTACCCTGGCGGGCGGCCAAGGCCACGGCCACGGCCAGGGCCAGGAGGGTGGCGGAGAGGAGGAGGATGGCCCCAAAGGAGGCGGAGTAGAAGTGGGCCTCGAGGGCCATGAAGAGGTCATAGGTGAGGAAGGTGGCGGCGGCGAAGGTGAGGGGCAGCCCCCAGGCCCCCACCTCGGAGCGGTGCTCCCCGGGTTTCAGCTTCAGGAGTACCCAGGAGAAGAGGGTGAAGAAGAGGACGTAGCGCAGGAGCATGAAGGGGGCGTTCAGGTACCCCTCGCGGTGGGCCAGGATGGGGTCCAGGCTGGCCCCCGGCCGGGCCCAGGGAAAGAGCTCCGGCAGGAAGAGGAAGAAGGGAAGGCCCAACAAGCCCATGAGGGGAAGGGTCCGGGCCAGGGGGTAGAGGTAAGGCTCCAAGGGTACCCCCCAGCGGCTCTGCAGGGCGTTGTGCAGGAGGAGGAGCAAAAGCGCCCCCAGGGAAAGCAGGAGGAAGAAGGCGAAGGGGAAGTAGGCGGCGGGGGCCCCGAAGAGGAAGGCCAAGGCGTAGAGCAGAAGGCCCAGGTAAAAGGCTCCAGAGCGGCCCACTTCAATAGACCTCTGCATTCACCACCTCCAGGGGGCAGGCCTCCATCTGGAGGCACTGCTTGATGTAGCGGGCGATGAGCCAGCGCTCCCTCTCCGGGATGCGGCTCTTGTAGGAGAGCATGCGGCCAAAGCCGTTGGTGGCGGCAAAGTAGAAGTAGCCCTCGGGCATGGCCTTCACCGCTGGATCCAGCAAGGAGCGGGGCTTGGGCATCCCCAAGGGGATCACCCGCCCGTCCCCCTCCCCGTTAAGCCCGTGGCAGATGGCACAGAAGGAGCGGTAGAGGACCTTGCCCCGCAAAAGCTCCCCCTCCGTGAAGGTGAAGGGGTTGTCGGCAAACCCCCCCTCGGGCTTGAGCCCGGTACGCACCTCCAGGTTCAGGTTCTCCCCGAAGCGCACCCGTTCCGGGGCCACCTGGACCTGCAAAGGGGCTTCCCGAAAGGGCTTCACCTTGGGCTGGTCCCACATCCAGCCGCAGGCGGAAAGGAGAGGAAGAAGGAGAAGGAGGAGCCTAATCACGCCGCACCTCCTCCACCTCCGCCCCCAGTTCCCGCAGAAGGGCCTTGGTGCTCTCCAGGTCGAACCGGGGGTCTGTGGCGTAGACGAAGACCCCGTACTCGTCCAAAAGGACCCGCACGTACTCCTTGGCCCGCACCGCGGGGTGGGCGGCCAGGGGGAGGCCGTTTATGTACAGGAGAAAGAGGAAGATCCCCACGGTGATGGTGAGGATGGTGAGCTCAAAGGTCACGGGAATGAAGGCGGGCCAGCCCAACAGGGGCTTGCCCCCGGCGTTGTGGGGATAGTCCAAGGTGGTGTAGATCTGGAGGAAAAGCCCCAGGCCCACCCCCAAGACCCCCAGACCGAAGGCGATCCAGGGAATGCGCCCGTCCCCACCCAGCACCTCCTCTATGCCCTCCACGGGGTTTGGGGCGAGGGCCTCGAGGTGGCGGTATCCCCTTCCCTTGAGCACCCTCAAGGCCTCCAAAAGCCTTTCCGCCGAGTCAAAGTAGGCCATGAGTCCATACAGCATGGGCCCCTCCTAGTGCTTTCTCAGGCGGTGGAACAGGTGGACCATCTCCGCCACGGCGATGGGGGGGAAGATGCGGATGAAAAGGGAAAGACCGAAGAGGAAGAAGCCGATGGTCCCGAGGAAGAGGGTCCAGTCCACCCAGGTGGGGTAGTAAAGCTGGAAGTTCCCGGGGAGGAAGTCGTGGGACAGGCTGATCACCACGATCACGAAGCGCTCCAGCCACATGCCCACGTTGGCCAGGATGGAGAAGACGAAAAGCCAGGTGAGGTTCTTGCGGAAGCGGGGGAACCAAAGGGTCTGCAAGAGGACCACGTTGATGAGCATCATGGCCCAGTAGTAGGGGGCATAAGGCCCGGTCATGCGCCAAACCTGCTGCGCCCACTCCGCAGGCTCCCCCGCGTACCAGGCGATGAAGATCTCCAGGAGGTAGATGTAGGCCACCCCAAGCCCCGAGGCCAGGGTCACCTTGGCCATCCAGTCCAGGTGGCGGTCGGTGATCACCCCCTCCAGCCGGTACCACTTCCTTAGGGGGATGATGAGGGTCAGGGCCATGGCGAAGCCCGAGTAGATGGCCCCTGCGGCGAAGAAGGGGGGGAAGACGGTGAGGTGCCATCCCGGCACCAGGCCATAGGCGAAGTCCATGCTCACCACCGAGTGCACGGAGATCACCACTGGGGTAGCCAGGCCTGCCAGGAGCACGTACACCGCCCGGTAGCGCTGCCAGTGGACGGCGTTGCCCGTCCAGCCCAGGGAAAGCCAACCGTAAAACTTACGGCGCCACCCCCTGCTCCGCTCCCGCAACAGGGCCAGGTCGGGGATCAGGCCCAGGTAGAGGAAGAGGGTGGAGATGGTGATGTAGGTCATGATGGCCAGCACGTCCCAGGAGAGGGGGCTCTTGTACTGGGGCCAGAGGGCCATGTGGGTGGGGTAGGGCATGACCCAGTAGAAGTGCTGGGGCCGGCCCATGTGGATGAGGGGGAAGGTGGCCGCGGCCAGGATGGCGAAGAAGGTCATGGCCTCGGTGACCCGGTTCAGGGAGTCCCGCCAGTTCTGGCGCATGAGGACCAGGATGGCGCTGATCAGGGTCCCCGCGTGGCCGATGCCGATCCACCAGACGAAGTGCACGATGTCCAGCCCCCAGGCCACGGGCTGGTTGATGCCCCAGGTGCCCAGGCCTTTGACGAAGGTGACGAAGATGGCGTAGAGCCAGACTAGGGTCAGGGCCGCCCCCACGGCCACCACCACCTTCCAGGGCCGGGGCGGAGGCTTTTCCACGGGCTCCAAGAGCTTTTCCACCAGGGTCCTTTCCGTCCACTCCCCTTGGATCAGGTCGCGGTCGGGGTGGGGTTCCTTATGCGCCATGCTTCCCCTCCTTCAGCTTGGGATTGGGGTTTTTCAGGTGGGCCAGGTAGGTGGTGCGGGGCCAGGTGTTGGCTTCCTCCAGCAGGGTGTAGTGCCGCCCCTCCTTGCGGTGGGACTGGATGGGGTCCTCGGGGTCCAGGAGGTCCCCGAAGTGGATGGCCTTCCCCGGGCAGACCTCCTGGCAGGCGGTCTTGATCTCCCCGGTGCGGATCTTCCGCCCCTCCTGAGCTGCCCGGGCCCGGGTGGTTTCAATGCGCTGCACGCAGTAGGTGCACTTCTCCATCACCCCGCGGCTCCGCACCGTCACCTCGGGGTTCATGAGGAGGGAGAGGGGGCTTTCCTTAGCCCTTCTGGGGTCCCCCTTGCCCACGAAGGCCTCCCCGTAGGGGAAGAAGTTGAAGCGCCTCGCCTTGTAGGGGCAGTTGGCGGAGCAGTACTTGGTGCCCACGCAGCGGTTGTAGACCATAAGGTTCAAGCCCTCGCTGGAGTGCTCCGTGGCCGCCACTGGGCAGACCGCCTCACAGGGTGCCTTTTCGCAGTGCTGGCACATCACCGGCTGGTGCACCACCCCCTCCTCGGCGAAGTAGCGGTCCACGCGGATCCAGTGCATCTCCCGCCCCTTGGCCACCTCCTCCTTGCCCACCACGGGGATGTTGTTCTCCACCTGGCAGGCCAGGGTGCAAAGCCCACACCCCAGGCAGCGGCTGAGGTCCACGGTCATGGCCCAGGCGTGTTCCCCCTGGGGCCAGGGGGGGTAGAAGGAGATCCGCTTCTCCTTCTCCGGCTCGGCCTCGAGGGCCTGGGCCTCCTCCATCACCTTCACCGCCTCCACCTCGCCCAAGTACCCGTGGTACTGGGTGGACACCAAGGGGTAATGCCGGCCCGTGGCAGCCACCTCCATGGGCCAGACCACCCCTTCAGGGTGGAAGAAGTGGGAGAGGGGAGCCACCCCGCTCCCCTTGGGCAGACCGGGCAGAGGCCAAAGGGGCAGAAGGGCCTCCTTCCCCCCCGCCTTAACCCGTAGGAGGGGGCGCTTGGGATCCGCCTTCCGCTCCCTGGCCCGGATATCCCCTAAGAGGCCCAGGGCCTCGGTATCCTCCTCCCCAAGGAGCAGGGCCCCATCCCAGACCAGGCGGCTCAGGGGCCGGGGTAGCTCTTGCAAATAGGGGTTGTCGCGGTAGCGCCCGTCAAAGAGGCTGAAGTCGGGGCGGAGGGTGAGCTCCAGGGGGGCCTCCGCCCGCAAGGGGGGCAGGCGGCCTTCTAGCCCAGGGCGTACCGCCACAGGCACCTCTTCCGCTTCCGCCAAGGGCCTCCCCTCCGTCAGGGCCCGCTTCTCCTCGGGGGAAAGGGCGGGCAGCTCCTCCCCTAAAAGCCCCGCCAGCACCTCCTCCAGGCTCTTCCCGCCCCAGAGGGGTTGGATGAGGGCCTGGGCAGGCCAGAGCCGGCCCTCGGCATCCCGGTGCTGACCGGAGGCCTCAAGAGCATGGGCCAAGGGCAGGCTCCAACCGGCCCCCTGGTGGGGATAGAGGGAAAGGACTGCGGAAAAGGCCTTGCCCGAAAGGTTGGGCAAGGGTCCCTCCGCCGCCCACACCAGGCGCTCGGCCCCCTCGGCCTGGGAAAAGGCTTTGGGGGTAGCCGCCTCCTTCTCCGGGGGCTCCACATAGCGCACCGGGGCCTTAAGGACCTGGTTGATGGCCATGACCAGGGCCTGGGCCCCCGGGGAAAGCTGGGGCCCGGCCAAGACCACCCCGCCCCTTTGCAGGTCCTCCGCCAAGGCCGAGAGAAACCCCCCGTAGTCCGAGGCGGGGGTCCCCTGGACCACCCCCAGGGTCTGGGCCAGGGCCAGGGCAAAGGCCTCCACCTGGCTGGGCTTCAAGGCCAAGCGGTGGTCCGCCATGCTGCCCAAAAGGCTTGCCCCGCTTTCCACCGCATAGATGCGGTTCATGGGGGGAAGGCGCCTTTGGCTTAGGGCCGCCCACCAGAGGTAACCCGCCGGGTGCTCGTGCGCCTCCACATCCAGAAGGAGCACCGTCCCCGCCCGCTCCGGGGTGTACACGGGCCAGGCCCTCCGCCCGAAGGCCAGCTCCGCTCCCAGGTAGAGGTTCTCCAGGCTCCAAGCCTCAAACCGGGCCACCCGGAGGTTGGGGAAGCGGGCCTGGGCTCTTTCCAACAGGCCCTCGAGCCTAGGGGAGGTGGTGCGGGGCAGGACCAGAAGGGTCTCCCCCTCCGCCAAGGCCTTCCGCCAGGCCTGGTAGAAGCCTTCCCAATCCGGGGTCTTCCCCTGGCGGGCCGGGTCGTAGAGGGCGTATAGCCCCGCCAGGGGATAGGGGCTCATGGCCCTTTCCAAAGGCGCCAGGAAGAGGGGCCTTTCCTGGTAGACCTTTACCCGCACCGGCTCGGCAAAGCCGGCATGGACCGTGGCGGTGACGAACTCCGCCTCTCCCCCCTCCACCACCCATTCCGGCTGGCGCACGTAGGGTACCCCCTTCCGCCGCACCACCGGGGTACAGGCGGCCAGGGACAAAAGCCCCAAAGCCAAGAACCCCCGCCGGGACACAGGGCCAAAGGGAAACTCCTCACGGAAGAGCTCCCGCTCCAAAGCCTCTTCATAACCGCGCCGTTCCCTCATGAAGCCTCCTAGCGGTGACAGGTGTTGCAGCTGGTAAGGGCCTCCGCCGAGCGCACCTTATAGAGTTCCTTGAGCTTCTTGCCCAGCTCGGGATCCGGGGTGTAGGCCATGTTGAAGACCTGCTCCCTCGGCCTGAGGTGGGCTTCCGGCTGGCGGTGGCAGTCCAGGCAGAACTTCATGGTGAAGGCCTGGGGCTGGCGGACCACCACCATCTGGTCCACCCGGCCATGGCACTCGGCACACCCCACCCCCTTGGCCACATGGGCCCCGTGGTGGAAGTAGACGAAGTCCGGCAGGTTGATGACCCGGTTCCAGCGCAAGGGCTCCCCCGTTTCCCAGCTTTGCCGCACCAGGGCCAGGTTGGGGCTATCGGGTTTGATGAAGGTGTGGCAGGTCATGCAGGTTTCTGTGGAGGGAAGTCCGGCGTAGGCAGCATGTTCCACGGCCGAGTGACAGTAGCGGCAGGAAAGCCCCAAGCCTCCGGCGTGGAAGGCGTGGCTGAAGGGCACGGGCTGCTCCACGGGCTGGGTGCGGTACTCAAAAGCCCCCACCGCCACCCCGGAAAAGACCACCACCAGTAGCGCAAATACCCCCAGAACCGTTCCCCAGAAGAGGGTCCTTACCCATCGGTTGCGCCGCCGCATGCCACCTCCGGTCTTAAGGGCCAAGGCTACGGGCAAAGGGGCAAGGGGTCAATCAAGGGGCGTGGGTTTTTTCATAAGCGAATGGAACCTACCCGTGCCTACCCTTTAGCAAGGTCTTCTAATGGGTACACTAGCGGAAAGGGGAAGGGACAAATGTCCCAAACTCCGGCAAACCTTGACAAGGAGGAGGCTTTTGCTAAACTAAGGCTTGCGCGTAAGGCGCACCCTGCCGGGATGGTGGAACTGGTAGACACGCCATCTTGAGGGGGTGGTGCCCGCAAGGGCGTGCGGGTTCAAGTCCCGCTCCCGGCACCAAAGAGGCCCTTTGGGGCCTTTTTCCTTTATGCGGCTTCTCCTAGAGCGCACCCTCAAGACCCTCGAGGACACCCAGGCCCT includes:
- a CDS encoding NAD(P)/FAD-dependent oxidoreductase yields the protein MATKVLVLGGGSGGLVAANKVKKLLGREVEVTLVDKNAYHEFMPAYPWVAFGMREPEQVRRPLANLEKRGIQYLQAMVEALDPANNKVRTSAGELAYDYLIVSLGAEPLPSPAQDSYAPWSLEGALKLREALKGFKGGRVVVGVSSPYYPCPPAPYEVAGQAEFALKVKGVREKSTVDVFHLNPLPLAGMGPVISGKVMEILRSKGIAFHGEFEPVAFEGGKVKAKDGRELPYDLLILTPPFAPNRVVRESPLAGPQGFPEVHKSTFRSTKFPNVFVIGDTVNPSLMLPPAGVVAHFQGEYVAGVIASDLKGAYIGEPFNPVAMCIMDFGDNALLPQCSFERLLAGTGMPSCGVMAVGKWVRVTKMLFEGFWFATLIE
- a CDS encoding c-type cytochrome → MRLLLLLLPLLSACGWMWDQPKVKPFREAPLQVQVAPERVRFGENLNLEVRTGLKPEGGFADNPFTFTEGELLRGKVLYRSFCAICHGLNGEGDGRVIPLGMPKPRSLLDPAVKAMPEGYFYFAATNGFGRMLSYKSRIPERERWLIARYIKQCLQMEACPLEVVNAEVY
- a CDS encoding DUF3341 domain-containing protein, with amino-acid sequence MLYGLMAYFDSAERLLEALRVLKGRGYRHLEALAPNPVEGIEEVLGGDGRIPWIAFGLGVLGVGLGLFLQIYTTLDYPHNAGGKPLLGWPAFIPVTFELTILTITVGIFLFLLYINGLPLAAHPAVRAKEYVRVLLDEYGVFVYATDPRFDLESTKALLRELGAEVEEVRRD
- the nrfD gene encoding NrfD/PsrC family molybdoenzyme membrane anchor subunit, translating into MAHKEPHPDRDLIQGEWTERTLVEKLLEPVEKPPPRPWKVVVAVGAALTLVWLYAIFVTFVKGLGTWGINQPVAWGLDIVHFVWWIGIGHAGTLISAILVLMRQNWRDSLNRVTEAMTFFAILAAATFPLIHMGRPQHFYWVMPYPTHMALWPQYKSPLSWDVLAIMTYITISTLFLYLGLIPDLALLRERSRGWRRKFYGWLSLGWTGNAVHWQRYRAVYVLLAGLATPVVISVHSVVSMDFAYGLVPGWHLTVFPPFFAAGAIYSGFAMALTLIIPLRKWYRLEGVITDRHLDWMAKVTLASGLGVAYIYLLEIFIAWYAGEPAEWAQQVWRMTGPYAPYYWAMMLINVVLLQTLWFPRFRKNLTWLFVFSILANVGMWLERFVIVVISLSHDFLPGNFQLYYPTWVDWTLFLGTIGFFLFGLSLFIRIFPPIAVAEMVHLFHRLRKH
- a CDS encoding 4Fe-4S dicluster domain-containing protein; the encoded protein is MRERRGYEEALERELFREEFPFGPVSRRGFLALGLLSLAACTPVVRRKGVPYVRQPEWVVEGGEAEFVTATVHAGFAEPVRVKVYQERPLFLAPLERAMSPYPLAGLYALYDPARQGKTPDWEGFYQAWRKALAEGETLLVLPRTTSPRLEGLLERAQARFPNLRVARFEAWSLENLYLGAELAFGRRAWPVYTPERAGTVLLLDVEAHEHPAGYLWWAALSQRRLPPMNRIYAVESGASLLGSMADHRLALKPSQVEAFALALAQTLGVVQGTPASDYGGFLSALAEDLQRGGVVLAGPQLSPGAQALVMAINQVLKAPVRYVEPPEKEAATPKAFSQAEGAERLVWAAEGPLPNLSGKAFSAVLSLYPHQGAGWSLPLAHALEASGQHRDAEGRLWPAQALIQPLWGGKSLEEVLAGLLGEELPALSPEEKRALTEGRPLAEAEEVPVAVRPGLEGRLPPLRAEAPLELTLRPDFSLFDGRYRDNPYLQELPRPLSRLVWDGALLLGEEDTEALGLLGDIRARERKADPKRPLLRVKAGGKEALLPLWPLPGLPKGSGVAPLSHFFHPEGVVWPMEVAATGRHYPLVSTQYHGYLGEVEAVKVMEEAQALEAEPEKEKRISFYPPWPQGEHAWAMTVDLSRCLGCGLCTLACQVENNIPVVGKEEVAKGREMHWIRVDRYFAEEGVVHQPVMCQHCEKAPCEAVCPVAATEHSSEGLNLMVYNRCVGTKYCSANCPYKARRFNFFPYGEAFVGKGDPRRAKESPLSLLMNPEVTVRSRGVMEKCTYCVQRIETTRARAAQEGRKIRTGEIKTACQEVCPGKAIHFGDLLDPEDPIQSHRKEGRHYTLLEEANTWPRTTYLAHLKNPNPKLKEGKHGA
- a CDS encoding cytochrome c3 family protein yields the protein MRRRNRWVRTLFWGTVLGVFALLVVVFSGVAVGAFEYRTQPVEQPVPFSHAFHAGGLGLSCRYCHSAVEHAAYAGLPSTETCMTCHTFIKPDSPNLALVRQSWETGEPLRWNRVINLPDFVYFHHGAHVAKGVGCAECHGRVDQMVVVRQPQAFTMKFCLDCHRQPEAHLRPREQVFNMAYTPDPELGKKLKELYKVRSAEALTSCNTCHR